A genomic window from Micromonospora ferruginea includes:
- the nuoL gene encoding NADH-quinone oxidoreductase subunit L, translating into MEQTVEFATADGLLGSVWLLVAIPLVSAAILLLLGRRADRWGHWLGVAAIGASFVLGLTYFFQLRSLENKQVQSSLWQFITVGDLKVDFGLLFDPLAAVFVLLITGVGFLIHLYAVEYMAHDEGRRRFFGYFNLFVAAMLLLVLGNNYVMLYFGWEGVGLASYLLISFWYGRPSAATAGKKAFLMNRVGDAGLAIGIFVLFAQLGTTQYDEVFNGVGSMTSTTVLVLGLLLLLGAAGKSGQFPLQAWLPDAMEGPTPVSALIHAATMVTAGVYLIARSNPIFSANETLQLVVVSVGALTLLLGCVIGAAKDDIKRVLAWSTVSQIGYMFLGVGLGGGAYALAIIHLLAHGFFKANMFLGAGSVMHGMKDQVDIRRFGGLSKYMKITWLTFMMGWLAIIGIPPLSGYFSKEPIIASAFEREGWTAWLFGMAALLGAGLTAFYMTRLFVLTFHGPKRWTEDIEHPHESPKLMTIPLILLAAGSVVAGGLMTLNDSVVSWLTPVLGEEAGGEAHGVLSHTVITILSILITVLGAGLAWFLFRNGTATEPQPAGVVVTAARRNLYTDAFNEAVFEKPGIFLTRALVFLDNRGVDGLVNGLAAAVGGGSGRLRRLQTGFVRSYATSILTGALLVVAAFLAVQAGWLA; encoded by the coding sequence GTGGAACAGACTGTGGAATTCGCTACGGCGGATGGGCTGCTGGGCAGCGTCTGGCTGCTGGTGGCGATCCCGCTGGTCAGCGCGGCGATCCTGCTGCTGCTCGGCAGGCGGGCCGACCGCTGGGGCCACTGGCTGGGCGTGGCCGCCATCGGCGCCTCGTTCGTGCTCGGGCTGACCTACTTCTTCCAGCTCCGTAGCCTGGAGAACAAGCAGGTCCAGTCGAGCCTCTGGCAGTTCATCACGGTCGGCGACCTGAAGGTGGACTTCGGTCTGCTCTTCGACCCGCTGGCCGCGGTGTTCGTCCTGCTGATCACCGGGGTGGGCTTCCTGATCCACCTCTACGCCGTGGAGTACATGGCGCACGACGAGGGCCGGCGACGGTTCTTCGGGTACTTCAACCTGTTCGTCGCCGCGATGCTGCTGCTGGTGCTCGGCAACAACTACGTGATGCTCTACTTCGGCTGGGAGGGCGTCGGCCTGGCGTCGTACCTGCTGATCTCCTTCTGGTACGGCCGGCCCAGCGCGGCCACCGCCGGCAAGAAGGCGTTCCTGATGAACCGGGTCGGCGACGCCGGCCTGGCCATCGGCATCTTCGTCCTCTTCGCCCAGCTCGGCACCACCCAGTACGACGAGGTGTTCAACGGGGTCGGCTCGATGACCTCGACCACGGTGCTGGTGCTCGGCCTGCTGCTGCTGCTCGGCGCGGCCGGCAAGTCCGGCCAGTTCCCGCTCCAGGCGTGGCTGCCGGACGCGATGGAGGGCCCGACCCCGGTCTCCGCGCTGATCCACGCCGCCACCATGGTCACCGCGGGCGTCTACCTGATCGCCCGCTCCAACCCGATCTTCTCGGCGAACGAGACGCTCCAGCTCGTGGTGGTCAGCGTCGGTGCGCTCACGCTGCTGCTGGGCTGTGTCATCGGCGCCGCGAAGGACGACATCAAGCGGGTGCTGGCCTGGTCCACGGTCAGCCAGATCGGCTACATGTTCCTCGGCGTCGGCCTGGGCGGCGGCGCGTACGCGCTGGCCATCATCCACCTGCTGGCGCACGGCTTCTTCAAGGCCAACATGTTCCTCGGCGCCGGCTCGGTCATGCACGGCATGAAGGACCAGGTGGACATCCGCCGCTTCGGCGGGCTGTCGAAGTACATGAAGATCACCTGGCTCACCTTCATGATGGGCTGGCTGGCCATCATCGGCATCCCGCCGCTCTCCGGCTACTTCTCCAAGGAGCCGATCATCGCGTCCGCGTTCGAGCGGGAGGGCTGGACGGCCTGGCTGTTCGGCATGGCCGCGCTCCTCGGCGCCGGGCTCACCGCGTTCTACATGACCCGGCTCTTCGTGCTCACCTTCCACGGCCCGAAGCGGTGGACCGAGGACATCGAGCACCCGCACGAGTCGCCGAAGCTCATGACGATCCCGCTGATCCTGCTCGCCGCCGGCTCGGTGGTGGCCGGTGGCCTGATGACGCTGAACGACAGCGTGGTGTCCTGGCTGACCCCGGTGCTCGGCGAGGAGGCCGGTGGCGAGGCGCACGGCGTGCTCTCGCACACCGTGATCACCATCCTCTCCATCCTGATCACCGTGCTCGGCGCCGGGCTGGCCTGGTTCCTGTTCCGCAACGGCACGGCCACCGAGCCGCAGCCGGCCGGCGTGGTGGTCACCGCCGCCCGCCGCAACCTCTACACGGACGCCTTCAACGAGGCGGTCTTCGAGAAGCCGGGCATCTTCCTCACCCGGGCGCTGGTGTTCCTCGACAACCGGGGCGTCGATGGGCTGGTCAACGGCCTCGCCGCCGCGGTGGGCGGTGGCTCGGGCCGGCTCCGGCGGCTGCAGACCGGCTTCGTGCGGTCGTACGCGACCTCGATCCTGACCGGCGCGCTGCTCGTGGTGGCGGCGTTCCTGGCGGTGCAGGCGGGGTGGCTGGCGTGA
- the nuoN gene encoding NADH-quinone oxidoreductase subunit NuoN, protein MSELKLPSIDYAALAPILIMLGAALLGVLVEAFVPRRLRNAVQLGLALVAVLAAITMVILKSESRVITAGGALAVDGPTLFLQGAILVLAVMALLLVGERTVERGGAFVAHAAVTAESPEDRKQAEGVGGATEVYPLMSFAIGGMLIFVAANDLLTMFISLEVFSLPLYLLCALARRRRLLSQEAAMKYFLLGAYASAFFLFGVALIYGFTSGIPGRGAGVDFATVHAAVGESSSSQVLLFAGMALLAIGLLFKAAAAPFHVWTPDVYQGAPTPVTGFMAACTKVAAFGALLRVFHVAFAGASWDFTPVIGAVAVLTMLVGAVLAVTQTDIKRLLAYSSIANAGYLLVGVLAPSKEGLSGTMFYLAAYGFSVLAAFAVVTLVRDADGEATHLSRWAGLGRRSPFFAAIFTFILLAFAGIPLTSGFTSKFAVFGPALEANQAWLVIAGVLTSMVLAFPYLRVVVMMWLSEPGEATPTVTVPGALTSAALVIGVLATLVLGVVPGPLLDLTTGAAEFVR, encoded by the coding sequence GTGAGTGAACTGAAGCTGCCGTCGATCGACTACGCGGCGCTCGCTCCGATCCTGATCATGCTGGGCGCCGCCCTGCTGGGCGTCCTGGTCGAGGCGTTCGTGCCGCGCCGCCTGCGCAACGCGGTGCAGCTCGGGCTCGCCCTGGTGGCGGTGCTCGCCGCGATCACCATGGTGATCCTCAAGTCCGAGAGTCGGGTGATCACCGCGGGCGGCGCGCTCGCGGTGGACGGGCCGACGCTCTTCCTCCAGGGCGCGATCCTGGTCCTGGCCGTGATGGCGCTGCTGCTCGTCGGTGAGCGCACGGTGGAGCGGGGCGGCGCCTTCGTGGCGCACGCCGCGGTCACCGCCGAGTCGCCGGAGGACCGCAAGCAGGCCGAGGGTGTCGGCGGGGCCACCGAGGTCTACCCGCTGATGTCGTTCGCGATCGGCGGCATGCTGATCTTCGTGGCGGCGAACGACCTGCTGACCATGTTCATCTCGCTCGAGGTGTTCTCGCTGCCGCTCTACCTGCTCTGCGCGCTGGCCCGCCGCCGGCGGCTGCTGAGCCAGGAGGCGGCGATGAAGTACTTCCTGCTCGGCGCGTACGCCTCGGCGTTCTTCCTGTTCGGCGTGGCCCTGATCTACGGCTTCACCTCGGGCATCCCGGGCCGGGGCGCGGGCGTCGACTTCGCCACCGTGCACGCCGCGGTCGGCGAGTCCTCGTCCAGCCAGGTGCTGCTCTTCGCCGGCATGGCGCTGCTCGCCATCGGCCTGCTCTTCAAGGCCGCCGCCGCCCCGTTCCACGTCTGGACGCCTGATGTCTACCAGGGCGCGCCGACGCCGGTGACCGGCTTCATGGCCGCCTGCACCAAGGTCGCCGCGTTCGGTGCGCTGCTGCGCGTGTTCCACGTCGCGTTCGCCGGCGCCTCCTGGGACTTCACCCCGGTGATCGGCGCGGTGGCGGTGCTGACCATGCTGGTCGGCGCGGTGCTGGCGGTCACCCAGACGGACATCAAGCGGCTGCTGGCGTACTCGTCGATCGCGAACGCCGGCTACCTGCTGGTGGGTGTGCTGGCGCCGAGCAAGGAGGGGCTGTCCGGCACGATGTTCTACCTCGCCGCGTACGGCTTCTCGGTGCTCGCCGCGTTCGCCGTGGTGACGCTGGTGCGCGACGCGGACGGGGAGGCCACCCACCTGTCCCGCTGGGCCGGGCTGGGCCGCCGCTCGCCGTTCTTCGCGGCGATCTTCACGTTCATCCTGCTGGCGTTCGCCGGCATCCCGCTCACCAGCGGCTTCACCAGCAAGTTCGCGGTCTTCGGCCCGGCGCTGGAGGCGAACCAGGCCTGGCTGGTGATCGCCGGTGTGCTGACCAGCATGGTGCTGGCGTTCCCGTACCTGCGGGTCGTGGTGATGATGTGGCTCTCCGAGCCGGGTGAGGCCACCCCGACGGTGACCGTGCCGGGGGCGCTCACCTCGGCGGCCCTGGTCATCGGCGTGCTCGCCACGCTGGTCCTCGGCGTGGTCCCCGGGCCCCTGCTCGACCTGACCACCGGTGCCGCCGAATTCGTGCGATGA
- a CDS encoding NADH-quinone oxidoreductase subunit M has translation MSNFPFLSVLTVAPLVGALVVALLPRSRPDLAKLVAFGWSLLVLVLSVVMWFAFSAGGDRFQFRESYPWIPNWGVRFTFEVDGIALVMLMLIAILVPLVILASWHDAESSKRSVPVYFALLLVLECTMIGVFAAADVFLFYVFFEVMLVPMYFLIGSYGGHQRQYAAVKFFLYSLVGGLFMLAAVIGLWVVGGKTFDWQALSQAEFATNTARWLFLGFFLAFAIKAPFFPFHTWLPDAGGAAPAGAAALLVGVLDKVGTFGILRYCLPLFPEASRWFAPWALALGVIGIIYAALLAVGQNDLKRLVSYTSIAHFGFIGVGIFAFTTQAGTGAVLYMLNHGLATGLLFLVVGMLIARRGSALISDFGGAGKLVPVLAGVLFFAGLASLALPGTAPFVSEFLVLIGTFTVNKPVAVIATLGIILAAAYVLWMVQRTTQGTLNPALTEVEGMRRDLSLREKVVVAPLIALIVLLGFYPKPVTDVINPAVQATMQDVGKSDPAPEVGSVQEAAK, from the coding sequence ATGTCCAACTTCCCGTTCCTCTCGGTGCTGACCGTGGCGCCGCTGGTCGGTGCCCTGGTGGTGGCGCTGCTGCCACGCAGCCGGCCGGACCTGGCCAAGCTGGTGGCGTTCGGCTGGTCGCTGCTGGTGCTGGTGCTCTCGGTGGTGATGTGGTTCGCCTTCTCCGCCGGCGGCGACCGGTTCCAGTTCCGCGAGTCGTACCCGTGGATCCCGAACTGGGGCGTGCGGTTCACCTTCGAGGTGGACGGCATCGCGCTGGTCATGCTGATGCTGATCGCGATCCTGGTGCCGCTGGTCATCCTGGCGTCCTGGCACGACGCCGAGTCGTCCAAGCGCTCGGTGCCGGTCTACTTCGCGCTGCTGCTCGTCCTCGAATGCACGATGATCGGCGTCTTCGCCGCCGCCGACGTGTTCCTGTTCTACGTGTTCTTCGAGGTCATGCTGGTGCCGATGTACTTCCTGATCGGCAGCTACGGCGGCCACCAGCGGCAGTACGCGGCGGTGAAGTTCTTCCTCTACTCGCTGGTCGGCGGCCTGTTCATGCTGGCCGCGGTGATCGGCCTCTGGGTGGTCGGCGGCAAGACCTTCGACTGGCAGGCGTTGAGCCAGGCGGAGTTCGCCACCAACACCGCCCGCTGGCTGTTCCTCGGCTTCTTCCTCGCCTTCGCGATCAAGGCGCCGTTCTTCCCGTTCCACACCTGGCTGCCGGACGCCGGTGGCGCCGCGCCGGCCGGTGCGGCGGCGCTGCTGGTCGGCGTGCTGGACAAGGTCGGCACGTTCGGCATCCTGCGCTACTGCCTGCCGCTGTTCCCGGAGGCGTCGCGCTGGTTCGCGCCGTGGGCGCTGGCGCTCGGCGTGATCGGCATCATCTACGCCGCGCTGCTGGCGGTCGGGCAGAACGACCTGAAGCGGCTGGTGTCGTACACCTCGATCGCGCACTTCGGGTTCATCGGGGTGGGCATCTTCGCCTTCACCACCCAGGCCGGCACCGGCGCGGTGCTCTACATGCTCAACCACGGTCTCGCCACCGGCCTGCTGTTCCTGGTGGTCGGCATGCTGATCGCCCGGCGCGGTTCGGCGCTGATCAGCGACTTCGGCGGCGCGGGCAAGCTGGTCCCGGTGCTGGCCGGGGTGCTCTTCTTCGCCGGTCTGGCCTCGCTGGCGCTGCCCGGCACGGCGCCGTTCGTGTCCGAGTTCCTGGTGCTGATCGGCACGTTCACCGTCAACAAGCCGGTCGCGGTGATCGCCACGCTCGGCATCATCCTGGCGGCGGCCTACGTGCTGTGGATGGTGCAGCGCACCACCCAGGGCACGCTGAACCCGGCGCTGACCGAGGTCGAGGGCATGCGACGGGACCTCAGCCTGCGCGAGAAGGTGGTCGTCGCGCCGCTGATCGCGCTGATCGTGCTGCTCGGCTTCTATCCGAAGCCGGTCACCGATGTCATCAACCCCGCCGTCCAGGCGACCATGCAGGACGTCGGCAAGTCCGACCCCGCCCCTGAGGTCGGAAGCGTCCAGGAGGCCGCGAAGTGA
- a CDS encoding NADH-quinone oxidoreductase subunit J, with translation MTTQTVLAAAGEVSGGEEVTFWILAPLALIGALGMVWARNAVHSALWLVLTMLCLGVFYVLQAGPFIGMVQIIVYTGAIMMLFLFVLMLVGRDASDSLIETLRGQRVAAVVLGLGFAGLVGTGLYRALKGVQAVGLDQANAEGNVQGIARLLFTKYVFAFELTSALLITAAVGAMVLAHVERRKEDRMDQVATMKARFRPGNYPGPKPGPGVFATSSSVATPARLPDGRLTDRGIPEIMPVREMTSEETALKGTDK, from the coding sequence ATGACCACGCAGACTGTGCTCGCCGCGGCGGGCGAGGTGTCCGGGGGCGAGGAGGTCACCTTCTGGATCCTCGCCCCGCTGGCCCTGATCGGGGCGCTCGGCATGGTGTGGGCCCGCAACGCGGTGCACTCCGCGCTCTGGCTGGTGCTGACCATGCTCTGCCTGGGCGTGTTCTACGTGCTCCAGGCCGGGCCGTTCATCGGCATGGTGCAGATCATCGTCTACACCGGCGCGATCATGATGCTCTTCCTGTTCGTGCTGATGCTCGTCGGCCGGGACGCGTCCGACTCGCTGATCGAGACGTTGCGCGGCCAGCGGGTCGCCGCGGTGGTGCTCGGGCTCGGCTTCGCCGGCCTGGTCGGCACCGGGCTCTACCGGGCGCTCAAGGGCGTCCAGGCGGTCGGGCTCGACCAGGCCAACGCCGAGGGCAACGTGCAGGGCATCGCCCGGCTGCTCTTCACCAAGTACGTCTTCGCCTTCGAGCTGACCTCGGCGCTGCTGATCACGGCCGCGGTGGGCGCGATGGTGCTGGCGCACGTGGAGCGGCGCAAGGAGGACCGGATGGACCAGGTCGCCACCATGAAGGCGCGGTTCCGGCCCGGCAACTACCCCGGCCCGAAGCCGGGCCCGGGCGTCTTCGCCACCTCCTCCTCGGTGGCCACGCCGGCCCGCCTGCCGGACGGCCGGCTGACCGACCGCGGCATCCCGGAGATCATGCCGGTGCGCGAGATGACGTCGGAGGAGACCGCACTGAAGGGGACCGACAAATGA
- the nuoK gene encoding NADH-quinone oxidoreductase subunit NuoK, whose translation MTPDYYLILAAVLFTIGAVGVLVRRNAIVLFMCVELMLNAANLTLVTFSRINGDLNGQIMAFFVMVVAAAEVVVGLAIIMAIFRTRRSASVDDANLLKY comes from the coding sequence ATGACCCCGGACTACTACCTGATCCTCGCGGCGGTGCTGTTCACCATCGGCGCCGTGGGCGTGCTGGTCCGGCGCAACGCGATCGTGCTGTTCATGTGCGTCGAGCTGATGCTCAACGCGGCCAACCTGACCCTGGTCACGTTCAGCCGGATCAACGGTGACCTGAACGGCCAGATCATGGCGTTCTTCGTGATGGTGGTCGCGGCGGCCGAGGTCGTGGTCGGGCTCGCGATCATCATGGCGATCTTCCGGACCCGGCGCTCGGCCAGCGTCGACGACGCCAACCTGCTGAAGTACTGA
- a CDS encoding MFS transporter, protein MTETISRTGPPVAGRAVRVGAGATVTTIACVLPVFLVGGLAVQLGDELGFSPTGLGLAVSVYFGISALASVPSGALVERYGPAPVARVAIGLSAGSLLAVAGLARSYPALVALLALSAAANALGQLASNAALAEHVPAHRQGLSFGVKQAAIPVSTLLAGAAVPTVALTAGWRWAFVAAAGAALAALAAVPRAGRDRRTGTRSAGRGGGTGALVVVGLAATLAAGAANALATFLVDSSAGRGLPPALAGLTLTLGSAVCVVARVGVGWLADRRAGGHVGVVAGLLLAGSVGLLLLAVAGPAPLVVGVVLGFGLGWSWPGLLNFAVVRLHPQAPAAATSITQTGVYAGGCLGPLGLGALAGAAGYPVMWLTAALAMLLAALLMLLGARRLSGGQLVRSAM, encoded by the coding sequence ATGACCGAAACAATTTCACGGACCGGCCCGCCGGTGGCCGGACGGGCGGTCCGGGTGGGCGCGGGCGCCACCGTCACCACGATCGCCTGCGTCCTGCCGGTCTTCCTGGTCGGCGGCCTCGCCGTCCAGCTCGGTGACGAGTTGGGCTTCAGCCCGACCGGGCTGGGCCTGGCCGTCTCCGTCTACTTCGGGATCAGCGCGCTCGCGTCGGTGCCCTCCGGCGCCCTGGTCGAGCGGTACGGTCCGGCCCCGGTCGCCCGGGTGGCCATCGGGCTCTCGGCCGGCTCGCTGCTGGCCGTGGCCGGGCTGGCCCGGTCCTACCCGGCGCTGGTCGCGCTGCTGGCGCTCAGTGCCGCCGCCAACGCCCTCGGCCAGCTCGCCAGCAACGCCGCGCTCGCCGAGCACGTGCCCGCCCACCGGCAGGGGCTCTCCTTCGGCGTGAAGCAGGCCGCCATCCCGGTCTCCACGCTGCTGGCCGGCGCGGCGGTGCCGACCGTCGCGCTGACCGCCGGCTGGCGCTGGGCGTTCGTGGCGGCCGCCGGCGCCGCGCTGGCCGCGCTCGCGGCCGTACCCCGGGCCGGCCGCGACCGGCGGACCGGGACGCGCTCCGCCGGCCGCGGCGGCGGCACGGGCGCGCTGGTCGTGGTCGGGCTGGCCGCCACGCTGGCGGCCGGCGCGGCGAACGCGCTGGCCACGTTCCTGGTCGACTCGTCCGCCGGCCGGGGGCTCCCACCCGCCCTGGCCGGTCTCACCCTGACCCTGGGCAGCGCGGTGTGCGTGGTGGCCCGGGTGGGCGTCGGCTGGTTGGCCGACCGCCGGGCGGGCGGACACGTCGGCGTCGTCGCCGGGCTGCTGCTGGCGGGCTCGGTGGGCCTGCTCCTGCTCGCCGTGGCCGGCCCGGCGCCGCTGGTCGTGGGCGTGGTGCTCGGCTTCGGGCTCGGCTGGTCCTGGCCCGGGCTGCTGAACTTCGCGGTGGTCCGGCTCCACCCGCAGGCGCCGGCCGCCGCCACCTCCATCACCCAGACCGGGGTGTACGCCGGCGGCTGCCTCGGCCCGCTCGGCCTCGGCGCGCTGGCCGGCGCCGCCGGTTACCCGGTGATGTGGCTGACCGCCGCCCTGGCCATGCTCCTCGCCGCCCTGCTCATGCTCCTCGGCGCCCGCCGGCTCTCCGGAGGTCAGCTCGTGCGGTCGGCGATGTAG
- the nuoH gene encoding NADH-quinone oxidoreductase subunit NuoH, with translation MNTVVLAAQDPTLADFGKDPWWLVLGKIVFAFAFGLLATLLGVWFERRVVGRMAVRPGPNQVGPFGLLQTLADGLKMAFKEDILPRAADKVVFFFAPTISVISAVTALSVIPFGPSVSIFGHWTPLQVTDVPVAVLVILACSSMGVYGIVLGGWASGSTYPLLGGLRSSAQMISYEVAMGLSIVAVFMTAGTMSTSGIVAAQGDATRLSIGGFELPTPGWYAILLLPSFIIFFIAMVGETNRAPFDLPEAESELVAGFMTEYSSLKFALFMLSEYVAMVSMSAVTTTLFLGGWRAPWPITLWSGANDGWWPMLWFFGKVILLVFVFVWLRGTLPRLRYDQFMRFGWKVLLPINLVWILVLAGLRSIEDWQTKDRLLVTAIGAGVLLLATLFWPSRKKQPKPSPQEQADSRPYGSFPLPPMDLQVPPSPRTKRVVAEREPANVVAGSESREV, from the coding sequence GTGAATACCGTCGTCCTCGCGGCGCAGGACCCGACGCTCGCCGACTTCGGCAAGGACCCGTGGTGGCTGGTCCTCGGGAAGATCGTCTTCGCGTTCGCGTTCGGTCTGCTGGCCACGCTGCTCGGCGTCTGGTTCGAGCGGCGGGTGGTCGGCCGGATGGCGGTCCGGCCCGGCCCGAACCAGGTCGGCCCGTTCGGCCTGCTGCAGACGCTCGCCGACGGCCTGAAGATGGCGTTCAAGGAGGACATCCTCCCGCGCGCCGCCGACAAGGTGGTCTTCTTCTTCGCACCGACCATCTCGGTGATCTCCGCGGTCACCGCGCTGTCGGTGATCCCGTTCGGCCCGAGCGTGAGCATCTTCGGCCACTGGACGCCGCTCCAGGTCACCGACGTGCCGGTGGCGGTGCTGGTGATCCTGGCCTGCTCCTCGATGGGCGTCTACGGCATCGTGCTCGGCGGCTGGGCCTCCGGCTCCACCTACCCGCTGCTCGGCGGCCTGCGCTCCAGCGCCCAGATGATCTCCTACGAGGTCGCCATGGGGCTGAGCATCGTGGCCGTCTTCATGACCGCCGGCACGATGTCGACCAGCGGGATCGTCGCCGCGCAGGGCGACGCCACCCGGCTGAGCATCGGCGGGTTCGAGCTGCCCACCCCGGGCTGGTACGCGATCCTGCTGCTGCCCAGCTTCATCATCTTCTTCATCGCCATGGTCGGTGAGACCAACCGGGCGCCCTTCGACCTGCCGGAGGCGGAGTCGGAGCTGGTCGCGGGCTTCATGACGGAGTACAGCTCGCTGAAGTTCGCGCTCTTCATGCTCTCCGAGTACGTCGCCATGGTGAGCATGTCCGCGGTCACCACGACGCTGTTCCTCGGCGGCTGGCGGGCCCCCTGGCCGATCACGCTGTGGTCGGGCGCCAACGATGGTTGGTGGCCGATGCTGTGGTTCTTCGGCAAGGTGATCCTGCTGGTCTTCGTGTTCGTCTGGCTCCGCGGCACGCTGCCCCGGCTCCGGTACGACCAGTTCATGCGCTTCGGCTGGAAGGTGCTGCTGCCGATCAACCTGGTCTGGATCCTGGTGCTCGCCGGGCTCCGCTCGATCGAGGACTGGCAGACCAAGGACCGGCTTCTCGTCACCGCCATCGGCGCGGGCGTGCTGCTGCTGGCCACGCTCTTCTGGCCGAGCCGCAAGAAGCAGCCGAAGCCGTCGCCGCAGGAGCAGGCGGACAGCCGCCCGTACGGCAGCTTCCCGCTGCCACCGATGGATCTTCAGGTTCCGCCGAGCCCGCGTACCAAGCGCGTGGTCGCCGAGCGGGAGCCGGCCAACGTCGTCGCCGGCTCCGAGTCCAGGGAGGTGTGA
- the nuoI gene encoding NADH-quinone oxidoreductase subunit NuoI → MGAITGTFKGFGVTFSHMFKKVVTTDYPFKPPVSAPRYHGRHILNRHPDGLEKCIGCELCAWACPADAIYVEGGDNTEEQRFSPGERYASNYQINYARCIFCGLCIEACPTRSLTMSNEYELARDNRQDLIFTKEQLLAPLLEGMEQPPHPMRLGDSEKDYYVGALTNPGTSAGAEQSPAGGRYPVEEHPGVTFPGAEQAAQRSEAGKGAGV, encoded by the coding sequence GTGGGCGCGATCACCGGAACGTTCAAGGGCTTCGGGGTCACCTTCTCGCACATGTTCAAGAAGGTCGTCACCACCGACTACCCGTTCAAGCCGCCGGTCTCGGCGCCGCGCTACCACGGGCGGCACATCCTCAACCGGCACCCGGACGGGCTGGAGAAGTGCATCGGCTGCGAGCTGTGCGCCTGGGCCTGCCCGGCCGACGCGATCTACGTGGAGGGTGGCGACAACACCGAGGAGCAGCGTTTCTCCCCGGGTGAGCGGTACGCCAGCAACTACCAGATCAACTACGCCCGGTGCATCTTCTGCGGGCTCTGCATCGAGGCCTGCCCGACCCGGTCGCTCACCATGAGCAACGAGTACGAACTGGCCCGGGACAACCGGCAGGACCTGATCTTCACGAAGGAGCAGTTGCTCGCGCCGCTGCTCGAGGGCATGGAGCAGCCGCCGCACCCGATGCGGCTCGGTGACAGCGAGAAGGACTACTACGTCGGCGCGCTCACCAACCCGGGCACCTCGGCCGGCGCCGAGCAGTCGCCGGCGGGCGGCCGGTATCCGGTGGAGGAGCACCCCGGCGTGACCTTCCCCGGCGCCGAGCAGGCCGCGCAGCGGTCCGAGGCGGGCAAGGGAGCAGGGGTATGA
- a CDS encoding polyprenyl synthetase family protein, producing the protein MVEDVVNPAGERSGQFGALGLHLADPRVEASVLGVLDRVEAELRASVISADPLVTEAARHLMEAGGKRFRPLLVALGAQFGDPDAAQVVPAAVVMELTHLATLYHDDVMDEAAVRRGAPSANSRWANSVAILVGDFLFARAADIAADLGPEAVRLQARTFARLVHGQIAETVGPRDTDPVAHYLHVIAEKTGSLIATSARFGGMFGGASAAHIEALAGYGEVIGVAFQLSDDLLDIASESVQSGKTPGTDLREGVPTLPVLYALAGDDADAASVRLREILATGPLVDDALHAEALTLLRESPALKRARETVRSYAEEARARLAPLPEGPARRALESLCDYIADRTS; encoded by the coding sequence ATGGTTGAAGACGTGGTGAATCCGGCTGGCGAGCGTTCAGGTCAGTTCGGCGCGCTCGGCCTGCACCTCGCCGACCCGCGCGTCGAGGCCTCCGTGCTGGGCGTGCTCGACCGGGTCGAGGCGGAGCTGCGCGCGAGCGTGATCAGCGCCGACCCGCTGGTCACCGAGGCCGCCCGGCACCTGATGGAGGCCGGCGGCAAGCGGTTCCGCCCGCTGCTGGTGGCGCTGGGCGCCCAGTTCGGCGATCCGGACGCCGCCCAGGTGGTGCCGGCGGCCGTGGTGATGGAGCTCACCCACCTGGCGACGCTCTACCACGACGACGTGATGGACGAGGCGGCCGTGCGGCGGGGTGCCCCGAGCGCCAACTCCCGCTGGGCCAACTCGGTGGCCATCCTGGTCGGCGACTTCCTCTTCGCCCGGGCCGCGGACATCGCGGCCGACCTGGGCCCCGAAGCGGTCCGGCTGCAGGCGCGCACGTTCGCCCGTTTGGTGCACGGCCAGATCGCCGAGACGGTCGGCCCGCGCGACACCGACCCGGTCGCGCACTATCTGCACGTCATCGCCGAGAAGACCGGTTCGCTGATCGCGACCTCGGCCCGCTTCGGCGGCATGTTCGGCGGCGCGTCCGCCGCGCACATCGAGGCCCTGGCCGGGTACGGCGAGGTCATCGGCGTCGCCTTCCAGCTCTCCGACGACCTGCTGGACATCGCCAGCGAGTCGGTGCAGTCGGGCAAGACGCCCGGCACCGACCTGCGGGAGGGCGTGCCCACCCTGCCGGTGCTCTACGCGCTGGCCGGCGACGACGCGGACGCCGCCAGCGTGCGACTGCGGGAGATCCTGGCCACCGGCCCGCTGGTCGACGACGCCCTGCACGCCGAGGCGCTCACCCTGCTGCGCGAGTCCCCGGCGCTCAAGCGGGCCCGGGAGACGGTGCGCAGTTATGCCGAGGAGGCCCGCGCCCGCCTGGCCCCGCTGCCTGAGGGCCCGGCGCGTCGCGCGCTGGAGTCCCTCTGCGACTACATCGCCGACCGCACGAGCTGA